The following proteins are co-located in the Pseudodesulfovibrio alkaliphilus genome:
- a CDS encoding restriction endonuclease, whose protein sequence is MTRQEFEALLNTICGELTAAAREMLFETAASFEDAVRLGIRKALTDSSIKIDFKPHPQAFPDIAVGNYGVEVKFTLNDTWRSVANSVLETNRIETVKQVYLVFGKMGGLPEVRWAEYEQSVIHVRTSHVPRFEVELFARRSLFELMGIGYDAFRSLPMEEKMRHIRAYARSRLKSGERLWWLEDSPEAEHALPIQARLYTSLSSEEKIRLRAEAALLCPGIVKSGRSRNKYDDVVLYLLTYHGVVCHQARDLFSAGSVANPLNDDEGGIYIERALKLVEDEMRKAALMMDDALFVEYWGESVPPDKRISRWLTKADAIARDWVPSKSLFLPE, encoded by the coding sequence ATGACCCGGCAGGAGTTTGAAGCCCTGCTGAACACGATTTGCGGCGAACTGACAGCGGCAGCTCGCGAAATGTTGTTTGAAACCGCCGCAAGCTTTGAGGACGCCGTAAGGCTGGGTATCCGAAAAGCCCTAACCGACTCCTCCATAAAAATCGATTTCAAGCCGCACCCTCAGGCGTTTCCAGACATCGCTGTGGGAAATTATGGCGTTGAGGTGAAATTCACACTCAACGACACGTGGCGAAGCGTCGCCAACAGTGTTCTTGAGACAAACCGGATAGAAACTGTCAAACAAGTGTATCTGGTTTTCGGAAAAATGGGCGGTCTTCCCGAAGTACGATGGGCTGAGTATGAGCAAAGCGTTATCCACGTCCGCACTTCGCATGTTCCCCGCTTTGAAGTTGAGCTGTTCGCTCGTCGTTCTCTGTTTGAATTGATGGGCATCGGCTACGACGCGTTTCGCTCTTTGCCAATGGAAGAAAAGATGCGCCACATCCGCGCATATGCCAGGTCACGGCTCAAAAGCGGCGAACGCCTGTGGTGGTTGGAGGACTCGCCTGAAGCAGAACACGCCCTACCCATTCAGGCCCGCCTCTATACGAGCCTCTCCTCGGAAGAGAAAATAAGGCTTCGCGCAGAAGCCGCCCTTCTGTGTCCGGGAATCGTCAAATCAGGTCGCTCCAGAAACAAATACGACGATGTCGTTCTTTACTTGCTTACCTATCATGGCGTGGTCTGCCACCAAGCCAGAGACCTTTTCTCTGCAGGCAGTGTAGCCAACCCACTCAACGACGACGAAGGTGGAATATACATTGAACGAGCCCTAAAGCTTGTCGAAGACGAAATGAGGAAAGCAGCCCTCATGATGGACGACGCCTTGTTTGTTGAATATTGGGGAGAATCCGTCCCGCCCGACAAGCGTATTTCGCGGTGGCTGACCAAAGCGGATGCAATTGCCCGAGATTGGGTTCCGTCGAAAAGCCTTTTCTTGCCTGAATAG
- a CDS encoding tetratricopeptide repeat protein, whose product MILKHQDPARHAPDPAAIMAAVSELGRDASGGAEALFMAVMLAPESLPYDFALSVEGAPHNPSLINPAASFFAATATLEPLVVRGLVVTDPDALTYRVVPGVRDTLRASLDKAATLDWAGRAVYGLNLVLPDAEPANWPAVKGLMPHILACRQLVVQEGLRTPAANRVLHQAGFSLHAQGRHGEAAELLDLALTVDVDIKGPAHPDIAADLEGLGMVLWAAGDLRRAEAVFARCLALQREIFTEDNPVAAPILNALAVVRQGLGRLDQAEADFLECLRVLVKAHGEGHPSVASCLGNLALLHEAAGGPAKALPLAERALEINQAVLGETHPEVAADLTTVALLCDALGEAARAEDCFRRSLAVRERAFGPDHPETAQALCNLALFLDGAGRIDEAVERYEQGLGAYEATLGPGHPLMEPALDKYLALLERVGGRPRSDRMRSLAEAALRRVVEGAGGDGR is encoded by the coding sequence GTGATTTTGAAACACCAGGACCCCGCCCGCCATGCCCCGGACCCCGCCGCGATCATGGCCGCCGTCAGTGAGCTGGGTCGCGACGCTTCGGGCGGAGCCGAGGCCCTGTTCATGGCCGTCATGCTCGCCCCGGAGTCGCTGCCCTATGATTTCGCCCTGTCCGTGGAGGGGGCGCCGCACAATCCTTCGTTGATCAATCCGGCCGCGTCCTTTTTCGCGGCCACGGCCACTCTGGAGCCCCTGGTGGTCCGGGGGCTGGTGGTCACGGACCCGGACGCGCTGACCTACCGGGTGGTGCCCGGTGTCAGGGACACGCTGCGCGCCAGCCTGGACAAGGCCGCCACCCTCGACTGGGCCGGTCGGGCCGTGTACGGCCTCAACCTGGTGCTGCCTGATGCGGAGCCCGCCAACTGGCCTGCGGTCAAGGGGCTCATGCCGCACATCCTCGCCTGTCGCCAACTGGTGGTCCAAGAGGGGCTGCGCACCCCGGCGGCCAACAGGGTGCTGCATCAGGCCGGGTTCTCGCTCCATGCGCAGGGCCGCCATGGCGAGGCAGCGGAGCTGCTGGACCTCGCCCTGACCGTGGATGTGGACATCAAGGGTCCGGCCCACCCGGACATCGCCGCCGACCTCGAAGGGCTGGGCATGGTGCTCTGGGCGGCTGGCGACCTAAGGCGGGCCGAGGCCGTCTTTGCCCGGTGCCTTGCCCTGCAGCGGGAGATCTTTACCGAAGACAATCCCGTCGCCGCGCCCATTCTCAATGCCCTGGCCGTGGTCCGTCAGGGGCTCGGCCGGTTGGATCAGGCCGAGGCCGACTTTCTCGAATGTCTGCGTGTGCTGGTCAAGGCCCATGGCGAGGGCCACCCGAGCGTGGCCTCCTGCCTGGGCAACCTGGCCCTGCTCCACGAGGCGGCGGGCGGTCCGGCCAAGGCTCTCCCCCTCGCCGAGCGGGCTCTGGAGATCAATCAAGCCGTCCTGGGCGAGACTCATCCCGAGGTGGCCGCCGACCTGACCACTGTGGCCCTGCTCTGCGACGCCCTTGGTGAAGCGGCCAGGGCCGAGGACTGTTTCCGCCGGAGTCTGGCAGTGCGCGAGCGGGCCTTTGGACCTGATCATCCCGAGACAGCCCAGGCCCTGTGCAATCTGGCCCTTTTTCTCGACGGCGCCGGCCGCATCGACGAGGCTGTGGAGCGCTACGAGCAGGGGCTTGGGGCCTACGAGGCGACTCTTGGCCCCGGTCATCCGCTGATGGAGCCCGCCCTGGACAAATATCTGGCCCTGCTGGAGCGGGTCGGCGGCCGCCCCCGCTCCGACCGGATGCGCTCCCTGGCCGAGGCCGCCCTGCGCCGCGTGGTCGAGGGAGCCGGAGGGGACGGGCGGTGA
- a CDS encoding FecR domain-containing protein — protein sequence MPEATQIGVVTIAYGTATAEGPDGVRDLAPQSPVFVDEIITTKGGASAVEIKFADGAVLSQGPNSSVVLDTYVFNPAQSAGEMTIKLVQGTFRSVTGEIVDMNPEGFSLETPLATIGIRGTTTGHKIVPGQPENHVVVDFVDKPVIIRPIAGGPVAIITQDGGMVTATPGGLSPVFMASQAELAQFEQLSSQSLQQAAPSLDGSDDQGDQDEGGQDESGSQNDEGGQEQGEGQETQGEQAEEQGQEAQGEQGEEQEGAEEQGGEPEQLTQGQGQGPGQGVGQNQGGVFDTGAGVGQGQGQGQGPGAQPPKPAAPPPPPPPPPPAQTGGTGTGDEGDETPPDTTPAQPAVVTTLDLSEWDANLTVNLQESPVYYEITGDQLSRVTLTSTDTTTYAIRTVYGSAHHDNHITGSAQGDSLYGGMGYNTLNGMCGNDYLAVGHYESEFNSYMLGPLSPYDTIDGGAGTDTLAFDGTYENDTLSLTNVTGIEHIQLGSTQTALMGHNGLAGAATFSIDASGIDPEDYHGIFFSWDGVSISSFSQFIVGSGGNDFIVGGSGNDTLFGGAGNDTLFGTGGNNVFFGTSVGNDSMTGGSGNDRFSMGTQLTADDFIDGGAGDDSLYFTGNTENTTALNSVTNIEHIILGNASTSLVYSPTGTGTITINGSAITSPKTLNYDGSGATQAQHIIGGAGNDTLVGGGGNDTIQGGAGADNLSGGTGGFNTLSYASSTAGVNINLAANTASGGHAQGDTLASGTFKGIIGSAYADSLTGTSASERFEGGAGHDSIVGGTGNDSIDGGDGNDILISGGGQDTIHGGAGNDTIVISAPVETGSVFDGGTGTNTLKISTNSASFFAATVAGISVVLFEGSSVSASFKSDQLEAWSMNTASPGTSVTITIQDTSGGDTIDLSALSFGTNWNLTGNRITVTSTGGNDLVKASATAETFNGSAGDVTVDYSASTAGVSVNLDLGENYREGSGEYAAGDRYIDITAFIGSAHNDIFTGQDDANNYFEGGAGKDRFIMSTFLDQNDTISGGAGCDTLEFTFVDDTMPLTNVTGIEHIILGDAATWLTGHDALADPGSIFTLNAQHIEGLGYNLVWNGEDISSFKQYIIGSNGNDSIVGGAGNDTLIGGDGQDWLEGGKGNNSIVGGGDDPIRRLFDVASYANETSGINVNLVSGTVTGSGINDTLVGINAVMGTSGNDTFLGNGDPINVFFYGGGSNEVDGGSEHDPDAGTGFDVASYEYAAVGIIATLDNYGNGTVQIGGAGNDTLSKIDMIWGSPHHDSFSFTGEGDFEVMPGMGNDTVTGSGDGWTNVTYWALDQLVDGVGITVIWNSAHWEVAGSNWTDTLIGVQAIEGTVGDDTFTGTPGVAIEFRGWAGNDIFNGNGGHVTVSYDDVPSGVNVNLAGGTASDGWGGTDTLNGIQSVVGSDFDDTLIGSDYADLLVGNDGDDEIQGGLGNDTLIGDQGDDILIGGDGFDYASYADDPSGVEVNLSDGYAYDGWDNTDSLSGINGVIGSSFDDTIIGNGDINILFGGQGADLLTGGGGSDTFAYMNPLEGGDTITDFKAGEDYIGLNHMAFAHFFTNGVFIEDNFDSIVSATYSSGMVEFGSGQTSGFVYASELDSEVGKLYFVTDHGTAEETSLLMATITEYSDASPGDNNLTYESFVEIMG from the coding sequence ATGCCTGAAGCCACTCAGATCGGCGTGGTGACCATAGCCTATGGCACCGCCACCGCGGAAGGACCGGACGGGGTACGGGACCTGGCTCCCCAGAGCCCGGTCTTTGTCGATGAAATCATCACCACCAAGGGCGGCGCCTCGGCCGTGGAGATCAAGTTCGCCGACGGCGCAGTCCTCTCCCAGGGGCCGAACTCCTCGGTGGTCCTCGACACCTACGTCTTCAACCCGGCCCAGAGCGCCGGGGAGATGACCATCAAGCTCGTCCAGGGCACTTTCCGCTCGGTCACGGGCGAGATCGTGGACATGAACCCCGAGGGCTTCAGCCTCGAAACCCCGCTGGCCACCATCGGCATCCGGGGCACCACCACCGGCCACAAGATCGTTCCGGGCCAGCCCGAGAACCACGTTGTGGTCGATTTTGTGGACAAGCCCGTGATCATCCGGCCCATTGCCGGCGGCCCGGTGGCCATCATCACCCAGGACGGCGGCATGGTCACGGCCACGCCCGGCGGCCTAAGCCCGGTCTTCATGGCCTCCCAGGCAGAGCTGGCCCAGTTCGAGCAGCTCTCGTCCCAGTCGCTGCAGCAGGCCGCGCCGAGCCTTGACGGCTCGGACGACCAGGGTGATCAGGACGAGGGAGGACAGGACGAATCCGGCTCCCAGAACGACGAAGGCGGACAAGAGCAGGGAGAGGGGCAGGAAACCCAGGGCGAACAGGCAGAGGAACAGGGACAGGAAGCCCAGGGCGAGCAGGGAGAGGAACAGGAAGGCGCAGAAGAACAGGGCGGCGAACCTGAACAACTGACACAGGGCCAGGGACAAGGGCCGGGTCAGGGCGTCGGCCAGAACCAGGGCGGCGTTTTCGATACCGGCGCTGGCGTGGGCCAGGGCCAGGGACAAGGCCAGGGACCGGGTGCCCAGCCACCCAAACCGGCCGCGCCGCCACCCCCGCCTCCGCCGCCACCCCCCGCCCAGACCGGGGGTACTGGCACCGGCGACGAGGGCGACGAAACCCCGCCCGACACGACCCCGGCGCAACCGGCGGTGGTCACCACTCTTGATCTTTCCGAATGGGACGCGAACCTGACCGTCAACCTTCAGGAGTCCCCGGTCTACTATGAAATCACCGGCGACCAACTCTCCCGCGTGACCCTGACCAGCACGGACACCACCACCTACGCCATCCGCACGGTCTATGGCAGCGCCCACCACGACAACCACATCACCGGCTCGGCCCAGGGCGACAGCCTCTACGGCGGCATGGGGTACAACACCCTAAACGGCATGTGCGGCAACGACTACCTTGCCGTGGGCCACTACGAGAGCGAATTCAACTCCTACATGCTCGGCCCCCTGAGCCCGTACGACACCATCGACGGCGGGGCGGGCACCGACACCCTGGCCTTTGACGGCACATATGAGAACGACACCTTGTCGCTCACCAACGTCACCGGCATCGAGCACATCCAGCTCGGCAGCACCCAGACAGCGCTCATGGGCCATAACGGGTTGGCCGGTGCGGCCACCTTCTCCATCGACGCCTCGGGCATCGATCCAGAAGATTACCACGGCATTTTCTTCAGTTGGGACGGCGTCAGCATCTCGAGCTTCAGCCAGTTCATCGTCGGCTCGGGCGGCAACGACTTCATCGTCGGCGGCAGCGGAAATGATACCCTGTTCGGCGGCGCGGGCAACGACACCCTGTTTGGCACCGGGGGCAACAACGTCTTCTTCGGCACCAGCGTAGGCAACGACTCCATGACCGGCGGCAGCGGCAACGACCGCTTCTCCATGGGCACGCAACTGACCGCGGACGATTTCATCGACGGCGGCGCGGGCGACGACTCCCTCTATTTCACGGGCAACACCGAAAACACCACAGCGTTGAACAGCGTCACCAACATCGAACATATCATCCTCGGCAACGCCAGCACGAGCCTCGTCTACAGCCCGACCGGAACAGGCACCATCACCATCAACGGCTCGGCCATCACCTCGCCCAAAACCCTGAACTACGACGGCTCGGGCGCAACCCAGGCCCAGCACATCATCGGCGGCGCTGGCAACGACACCCTCGTCGGCGGCGGCGGCAACGACACCATTCAGGGCGGCGCGGGCGCGGACAATTTGAGCGGCGGCACCGGAGGATTCAACACCCTGTCCTATGCCTCAAGCACGGCAGGGGTGAACATCAACCTGGCCGCCAACACGGCCTCGGGCGGCCACGCACAGGGCGACACCCTTGCCTCGGGCACCTTCAAGGGCATCATCGGCTCGGCCTACGCCGACAGCCTGACCGGCACCTCGGCCAGCGAACGCTTCGAGGGCGGCGCGGGCCACGACTCCATCGTCGGCGGCACGGGCAACGACTCCATCGACGGCGGCGACGGCAACGACATCCTCATCAGCGGCGGCGGCCAGGACACCATCCACGGCGGCGCGGGCAACGACACCATCGTCATCTCCGCCCCGGTGGAGACCGGCTCGGTCTTTGACGGCGGCACGGGCACCAACACCCTGAAGATCAGCACAAACTCCGCGAGCTTTTTCGCCGCCACCGTGGCGGGCATCAGCGTGGTCCTCTTTGAGGGCAGCAGTGTCTCGGCCTCCTTCAAATCAGACCAGCTGGAAGCATGGTCAATGAATACGGCGAGTCCTGGCACATCGGTCACCATCACCATTCAAGACACATCGGGCGGTGACACCATCGACCTGTCCGCCTTGAGCTTCGGAACCAACTGGAATCTGACGGGAAACAGAATCACCGTCACGTCGACTGGCGGCAACGACCTTGTCAAGGCATCGGCCACGGCGGAAACCTTTAACGGCAGTGCGGGCGACGTTACCGTGGACTACAGCGCGTCCACAGCGGGCGTGAGCGTCAATCTTGACCTTGGGGAAAATTATCGCGAAGGCTCGGGCGAATACGCCGCGGGGGATAGGTATATAGACATCACGGCATTCATCGGCTCGGCACACAACGACATCTTCACCGGGCAGGATGACGCGAACAACTACTTTGAAGGGGGCGCGGGCAAGGACCGCTTTATCATGTCCACCTTCCTGGATCAGAACGACACCATCAGCGGCGGCGCGGGCTGCGACACCCTGGAATTCACCTTCGTTGACGACACCATGCCGCTGACCAACGTCACCGGCATTGAGCACATCATCTTAGGCGATGCGGCGACCTGGCTCACGGGCCACGACGCTCTGGCCGACCCGGGGTCCATCTTCACCCTCAATGCGCAACACATCGAAGGCTTAGGCTACAACTTGGTTTGGAATGGCGAAGACATTTCAAGTTTCAAGCAATACATCATCGGCTCAAACGGCAACGACTCCATCGTCGGCGGCGCTGGCAACGACACCCTCATCGGCGGCGACGGGCAGGACTGGCTTGAAGGCGGCAAGGGCAACAACTCCATCGTCGGCGGCGGCGACGACCCGATCAGGCGTCTGTTCGACGTGGCCTCCTACGCAAACGAAACCAGCGGCATCAACGTTAACCTCGTTTCGGGCACGGTCACGGGCAGCGGCATCAACGACACCCTGGTGGGCATCAACGCGGTCATGGGCACGAGCGGCAACGACACCTTCCTCGGCAACGGCGACCCCATCAACGTCTTCTTCTACGGCGGCGGGTCCAACGAGGTTGACGGCGGCTCCGAGCACGACCCGGATGCGGGCACCGGCTTTGACGTGGCCTCCTATGAATACGCCGCTGTAGGCATCATCGCCACCCTCGACAACTACGGCAACGGCACGGTTCAGATCGGCGGAGCAGGCAACGACACCCTCTCCAAAATCGACATGATCTGGGGCTCGCCCCATCACGACTCCTTCAGCTTCACCGGCGAGGGCGACTTTGAGGTCATGCCCGGCATGGGCAACGATACCGTGACCGGCAGCGGCGACGGCTGGACCAATGTGACCTACTGGGCGCTGGACCAACTCGTCGATGGAGTCGGCATCACCGTCATCTGGAACAGCGCGCACTGGGAGGTTGCGGGCTCGAACTGGACCGACACCCTCATCGGCGTCCAGGCCATCGAGGGCACGGTAGGGGACGACACCTTCACCGGCACACCCGGAGTCGCCATTGAGTTCCGGGGCTGGGCCGGGAACGACATCTTCAACGGCAACGGCGGTCATGTCACCGTGTCCTACGACGATGTTCCGAGTGGTGTGAACGTCAATCTCGCAGGCGGCACGGCCTCCGACGGTTGGGGGGGCACCGACACCCTTAACGGCATCCAGTCTGTTGTGGGATCTGATTTCGACGACACCCTCATCGGCAGCGATTACGCAGACCTGCTGGTGGGCAACGACGGCGACGACGAAATCCAGGGCGGACTCGGCAATGACACCCTCATCGGCGACCAGGGCGACGACATCCTCATCGGCGGCGACGGCTTTGACTACGCCTCCTACGCGGACGACCCGTCAGGCGTGGAAGTCAACCTATCCGACGGCTATGCCTACGACGGCTGGGACAACACGGATTCGCTGTCGGGCATAAACGGCGTCATCGGTTCGAGTTTCGACGACACCATCATTGGCAACGGCGATATCAACATCCTCTTCGGCGGCCAAGGCGCTGACCTGTTGACCGGCGGAGGCGGCAGCGACACCTTCGCGTACATGAACCCCCTTGAGGGCGGGGACACCATCACGGACTTCAAGGCTGGCGAGGACTATATCGGCCTGAACCACATGGCCTTCGCCCACTTCTTCACGAACGGCGTTTTCATCGAGGACAACTTCGACTCAATCGTCTCGGCAACGTACAGCAGCGGGATGGTGGAGTTCGGTTCGGGACAAACTTCCGGCTTTGTCTACGCCAGCGAGCTTGATAGCGAGGTCGGCAAGCTGTACTTCGTCACCGATCATGGCACAGCTGAGGAAACCAGCCTGCTCATGGCCACCATCACCGAGTACAGCGACGCCTCGCCGGGTGACAACAACCTGACCTACGAATCCTTTGTCGAGATCATGGGCTAA
- a CDS encoding tetratricopeptide repeat protein, with amino-acid sequence MRHANPVVFLVFLLLVQTGCLATSVQPRPTLTDHEIATQRREAMAAAALNKAVQLYHNGEYLDDDMALGYLDEAVELDPDLVLARYHRALLLLGHGQMDEAEADVRHALDIRPDHIQARFALGYILFRREAWPDAVRELSRVLDQDDSVSEALALRGTAYARLGRADDAVHDLDRAIAINPAHFEAYFNRGLARLALGDDEAALHDLTQALSLNSQSLPALMARGEVAMRLGDYPRAEADYRRALVLAPSDSGLYSLLAEAYAGSGDYPAAADAARRALGLARAEGDDRAAAAYQEQAAGYAGRPKVVVPPKPEPEPEPPHEPAPDEITP; translated from the coding sequence ATGCGCCATGCCAACCCGGTTGTGTTTCTTGTCTTTCTTCTGCTCGTCCAGACGGGCTGTCTGGCCACGTCGGTCCAACCCCGGCCGACCCTGACCGACCACGAGATCGCGACCCAGCGGCGCGAGGCCATGGCCGCCGCGGCCCTGAACAAGGCCGTGCAGCTTTACCACAACGGCGAATACCTGGACGACGACATGGCCCTGGGCTACCTCGACGAGGCCGTTGAACTCGACCCCGATCTGGTCCTGGCCCGCTACCACCGGGCGCTGCTGCTCCTCGGCCACGGCCAGATGGACGAGGCCGAGGCCGATGTGCGGCACGCCCTCGACATCCGGCCCGACCATATCCAGGCCCGGTTCGCCCTGGGCTACATTCTCTTCCGACGCGAAGCCTGGCCCGATGCGGTGCGCGAGCTGTCGCGGGTGCTCGATCAGGACGACTCGGTGTCCGAGGCCCTGGCCCTGCGGGGCACGGCCTATGCCCGGCTCGGCAGGGCCGACGACGCGGTCCACGACCTGGACAGGGCCATCGCCATCAATCCCGCGCATTTCGAAGCCTATTTCAATCGCGGGCTGGCCCGTCTGGCCCTGGGCGACGACGAGGCCGCCCTCCACGACCTGACCCAGGCCCTGTCCCTCAACTCACAGTCCCTGCCGGCGCTCATGGCCCGCGGGGAGGTGGCCATGCGGCTGGGCGACTACCCCAGGGCCGAGGCCGACTACCGCCGCGCCCTGGTCCTGGCCCCCTCGGACAGCGGCCTGTACTCCCTGCTGGCCGAGGCGTACGCCGGGAGCGGGGACTACCCCGCCGCTGCCGACGCGGCCCGCAGAGCCCTCGGGCTGGCGCGGGCCGAGGGGGACGACCGCGCTGCCGCAGCCTACCAGGAGCAGGCCGCAGGTTACGCGGGCAGGCCCAAGGTTGTTGTCCCGCCCAAGCCCGAGCCCGAGCCCGAGCCGCCGCACGAACCCGCGCCGGACGAGATCACGCCCTAG
- a CDS encoding tRNA dihydrouridine synthase: MQTGDDTSPQDPGPDSSPGIQAELADRLVRPLTLRGRMAANRLWLAPMAGLGHVAYREVLGHYGGCGLAFTEMCSARALPTENSRVSPVFRWREAELGSLVCQVAGAEPAELALAARRVEDEGFFGVDINMGCAVPGIVKKGAGAALLRDHDAALAALEAVRTAVSIPVFVKFRTGWSPEVEPAVALARRFESAGADCLIFHPRVAPDKRTRPPRRDHIRAVAKAVSIPVMGNGDVVTPEDCLDMLRSTGCAGVSIGRMAIARPWLFAEWTGGDLPAEVLEGEGFRDYALRLAEALDNHFDPVRALKRFKLFTIYFAANFTYGHALQSRFLAARSMAEVREAARAHLTPGLRLARRPNMNLFNI, from the coding sequence ATGCAGACCGGAGACGACACCTCGCCCCAAGACCCTGGCCCGGACAGCTCGCCGGGTATCCAGGCGGAGCTGGCCGACCGGCTGGTCCGCCCCCTGACCCTCCGGGGACGCATGGCGGCCAACCGGCTCTGGCTGGCACCCATGGCCGGGCTGGGGCATGTGGCCTATCGCGAGGTACTCGGCCACTACGGCGGCTGCGGCCTGGCCTTTACCGAAATGTGCTCGGCGCGGGCCCTGCCCACGGAGAATTCCAGGGTTTCGCCCGTGTTCCGCTGGCGCGAGGCAGAGCTTGGCTCCCTGGTCTGCCAGGTGGCCGGGGCAGAGCCGGCCGAGTTGGCCCTGGCCGCACGGCGCGTGGAGGACGAGGGGTTTTTCGGCGTGGACATCAACATGGGCTGCGCGGTGCCCGGCATTGTCAAAAAAGGCGCGGGCGCGGCCCTGCTGCGCGATCACGACGCGGCTCTGGCAGCCCTCGAGGCGGTCCGCACCGCGGTTTCCATCCCGGTCTTCGTCAAGTTCCGCACCGGCTGGTCTCCCGAGGTGGAACCGGCTGTGGCCCTGGCCCGGCGCTTTGAATCGGCCGGGGCGGACTGCCTGATCTTCCATCCCCGCGTGGCCCCGGACAAACGCACCCGGCCGCCCAGACGCGACCACATCCGGGCCGTGGCAAAAGCCGTCTCCATCCCGGTCATGGGCAACGGCGACGTTGTCACGCCCGAAGACTGCCTGGACATGCTCCGCTCCACAGGCTGCGCAGGCGTGTCCATTGGCCGGATGGCCATTGCCCGGCCCTGGCTCTTCGCCGAGTGGACCGGCGGCGATCTGCCCGCCGAGGTCCTGGAGGGCGAAGGCTTTCGCGACTACGCCCTCCGGCTGGCCGAGGCCCTGGACAACCACTTCGACCCTGTCCGGGCGCTGAAGCGCTTCAAGCTCTTCACCATCTATTTCGCGGCCAACTTCACCTACGGCCATGCGCTACAATCGCGCTTCCTGGCGGCCAGGAGCATGGCCGAGGTGCGCGAGGCGGCCCGCGCCCATCTGACGCCCGGACTGCGGTTGGCCCGGCGGCCCAACATGAACCTCTTCAACATCTGA
- a CDS encoding terminase large subunit domain-containing protein, with protein MTRELYTPRPLQAEIEAGLARFSVLVCHRRFGKTVLSVNRLIRAARETRRPDWRGAYIAPLYKQAKTVVWDELKRYCGLGLDGCTVKFHETELRADFDNGARIRLFGAENPDSLRGMYLDGAVFDEVAQMPHRVWTEVIRPALADRMGWAMFIGTPRGKNALYRLWRDAQRDPDWFAAMYRASQTRIIEAGELAAAAREMSPEEYEQEFECSFTAAIRGAYFGALVGEAEKTGRIIAVPCDPALPVHTAWDLGMSDSTAIWFFQARPGNTFAVIDYVEASGEGLDHYARVLDERRYAYGTHIAPHDIRVRELGTGKSRLEIARSLGIRFDIAPNIPVQDGINAVRAMLPLCWFDAVRCAPGLEALRHYRRAFNERMNDFSSRPVHDWTSHAVDAFRYLAVGFRQPGGGPRPPRAVNEYDPFGRTHERS; from the coding sequence GTGACACGGGAACTCTATACCCCAAGGCCCCTTCAGGCCGAAATCGAGGCCGGTCTGGCCCGCTTCTCGGTGCTGGTGTGCCACCGCCGCTTCGGCAAGACAGTGCTCTCGGTCAACCGGCTTATCCGGGCGGCCAGGGAGACGCGCCGCCCCGACTGGCGCGGGGCATACATCGCGCCCCTCTACAAGCAGGCCAAAACCGTGGTCTGGGATGAACTCAAGCGATATTGCGGCCTGGGCCTTGACGGCTGCACCGTGAAATTCCACGAGACCGAACTTCGGGCCGACTTCGACAACGGGGCGCGCATCCGCCTCTTCGGGGCCGAGAACCCGGACTCCCTGCGGGGCATGTATCTTGACGGCGCGGTCTTTGACGAGGTGGCCCAGATGCCACACCGCGTCTGGACCGAGGTGATCCGTCCGGCCCTGGCCGACCGCATGGGCTGGGCCATGTTCATCGGCACGCCCCGCGGCAAGAACGCCCTCTACCGGCTCTGGCGCGATGCGCAGAGAGACCCGGACTGGTTCGCGGCCATGTACCGCGCCTCCCAGACCCGCATCATCGAGGCCGGGGAGCTGGCCGCAGCTGCACGGGAGATGTCGCCCGAGGAGTACGAGCAGGAGTTCGAGTGTTCCTTCACGGCGGCCATCCGCGGCGCGTACTTCGGGGCGCTGGTGGGCGAGGCGGAAAAGACCGGACGCATCATCGCGGTCCCCTGCGATCCGGCTCTGCCCGTCCACACGGCCTGGGACCTGGGCATGAGCGACTCCACGGCCATCTGGTTCTTCCAGGCCCGGCCGGGCAACACCTTTGCCGTCATCGACTACGTTGAGGCCAGCGGCGAAGGACTCGACCACTATGCCCGCGTCCTGGACGAGCGCCGTTATGCCTACGGGACTCACATCGCGCCCCACGACATCCGGGTGCGCGAACTGGGCACGGGCAAGTCGCGACTCGAGATCGCCCGCAGCCTGGGCATCCGCTTCGACATCGCGCCCAACATCCCGGTCCAGGACGGCATCAACGCGGTGCGGGCCATGCTGCCCCTGTGCTGGTTCGACGCGGTCCGCTGTGCGCCGGGGCTGGAGGCCCTGCGCCATTACCGCCGCGCCTTCAACGAGCGCATGAACGACTTCTCGTCCCGGCCGGTGCACGACTGGACCAGTCACGCGGTGGATGCCTTCCGCTATCTGGCCGTGGGCTTCCGCCAGCCCGGAGGCGGCCCCCGGCCGCCACGGGCCGTCAACGAATACGACCCCTTCGGGAGGACGCATGAGCGTTCGTGA